One window of Vicinamibacteria bacterium genomic DNA carries:
- a CDS encoding carbohydrate porin, producing MTQHHGSFPAAYSGQNSLIPVAESKTSVTATIWAGAKLWKGAELYTSPELSGGDGLSRTSGIAGFPNGEVYRIGNAAPIVVVARLYLQQTFGFGEDTEPVADAPDQLPGRYPVRRLVVKFGKFSLTDSFDDNRFSHDPRGQFLNWALMDNGAWDYAADTRGYTWGVHAEYQERGWALRAAAVLVPVVANQLQLDLRIHDAHAWNFEGERKYSLFGHPGAARLFLYRNLARMGNYREALALSPTAPDITQTRRYGRDKNGAGIGLEQEVAEDAGLFMRVGWSDGRNETWAFTEIDRTASLGALWSGKAWGRKKDSVGGALVVNGLSRDHRDYLAAGGYGFIIGDGALRYGSELVLEAFYNLQLPHGLSLSGDYQHVVNPAYNQDRGPVDIVGFRAHLEF from the coding sequence GTGACCCAGCACCACGGGAGCTTCCCCGCCGCTTATTCCGGCCAGAACAGCCTGATCCCGGTAGCCGAGTCCAAGACCTCGGTCACGGCGACGATCTGGGCGGGTGCCAAGCTTTGGAAGGGGGCCGAGCTCTACACCAGCCCGGAGTTGAGCGGCGGCGACGGCTTGAGCCGGACGTCGGGAATCGCGGGCTTTCCGAACGGAGAGGTCTACCGCATAGGCAACGCCGCCCCGATCGTAGTCGTGGCTCGGCTCTACCTCCAACAGACCTTCGGCTTCGGCGAGGACACCGAGCCGGTCGCGGATGCGCCCGACCAGCTCCCTGGCCGCTACCCGGTTCGGCGCCTGGTCGTGAAGTTCGGCAAGTTCAGCTTGACCGATTCCTTCGACGACAACCGCTTCAGCCACGACCCCCGGGGGCAGTTCCTGAACTGGGCCCTGATGGACAACGGGGCTTGGGACTACGCCGCCGACACCCGGGGCTACACCTGGGGCGTTCACGCCGAGTACCAGGAGCGGGGCTGGGCCCTCCGGGCCGCCGCCGTGCTCGTACCGGTCGTGGCCAACCAGCTGCAGCTGGACCTCCGAATCCACGACGCCCACGCGTGGAATTTCGAGGGGGAGCGAAAGTACAGCCTCTTCGGGCACCCCGGTGCGGCCCGCCTCTTCCTCTACCGCAACCTGGCTCGCATGGGAAATTACCGCGAGGCGCTGGCGCTGTCCCCGACCGCCCCCGACATCACCCAAACCCGCAGGTACGGCCGGGACAAGAACGGAGCCGGGATCGGCTTGGAGCAGGAGGTGGCCGAGGACGCGGGGCTCTTTATGCGGGTGGGCTGGAGCGACGGCCGCAACGAGACATGGGCGTTCACGGAGATCGACCGAACCGCCAGCCTAGGCGCGCTCTGGAGCGGCAAGGCTTGGGGGCGCAAGAAAGACTCCGTGGGAGGCGCTCTGGTCGTCAACGGCCTCTCGCGGGACCACAGGGACTACCTCGCCGCCGGAGGCTACGGGTTCATCATCGGGGACGGGGCGCTCCGTTACGGTTCAGAGCTGGTCCTGGAGGCCTTTTACAACCTCCAGCTCCCCCACGGCTTGAGCTTGAGCGGCGACTACCAGCACGTCGTGAATCCCGCCTACAACCAGGACCGCGGTCCGGTCGACATCGTAGGGTTTCGCGCGCATCTCGAGTTCTGA
- a CDS encoding CusA/CzcA family heavy metal efflux RND transporter produces the protein MIQRIVDFALRFPGVIVLLTLGLVVAGAVSYDLLNIEAYPNPVPPLVEVIAQPEGRSGEEVERYTTIPVEVSLSGMPGLDHIRSQSLFGLSDVKCYFRWGARYEDSRQEVINRLSFLQLPGNVQAQISPSNAVGEVFRYFLKGKGYSLMDLKTAEDWILEREFKRVPGVIDVVSFGGLTKQYQVAVDPHRLRAYGVTLAQLQAAISNANQNVGGQRLTIGEQSYDVRGVGLIGSLNDVGNIVVAVQRGVPIRVRDVAEVAIGSKPRLGIVGHDDEPDAVEGIVLMRYGGETSPTLKGIKERVEHIRRLRLLPPGMTLEPYYDRGDLVDATTHTVLENLLLGMVLVIIVLLGFLGHLRAGLIAAVNIPLALLAAFCGAVATHTSANLISLGAVDFGIIIDSTVIMIENIVRHLGKHSVGTLRVRISTAAAEVGTPMAFSTLIMGVAFLPLFTMTGVSGVIFSPLAHTYAFAIGGAIFMALTLTPVLARRFLRVHDEETESRFMRSLQGLYTPLFRFGIKTSRLALLYLIGPVALCALLLHFIGREFMPKLEEGNLWIRATLPNSVALEVSSRSVGTMRNIVRKYPEVTTVVSQLGRPDDGTDVSGFFNIELFAPLKPSSEWPAGWTKEKIIENMSRDLQEAFPGIVFGFSQMISDNVEEALSGVKGENSVKIVGPDLKVNQQLAEKVVEVMAGVPGVKDLGLFSSLGQPSVKIIPDREMCSRYGLNTGDVEAVVQAAIGGQTATQVFEGERQFDLVVRWKEPFRRDLEAIRRITVSVPDGTQIPLAQIARISEEDGPSVIYREDGRRNTPVKFSVRGRDLGGVISEAQERISQRVAIPPDTHLEWAGEINELEEARGRLIVVIPITLALITFLAYSSVRSAALTVVVLANIPIACTGGLIALLLTGINNSVSAAMGFVSVFGIAIQDAILVVTYAQREWDAGRLAEEGVLNAAQHRLRAVLMTTLVAMFGLLPAALSNRLGAQTQKPLAVVVIGGALALALLSRALQPALLLAAHRFLPKPGTDEFLASPQRRANDYHHEMHPEHDHRPGPGGGPGEGGKS, from the coding sequence ATGATCCAGCGCATCGTCGATTTTGCCCTCAGGTTCCCGGGGGTCATCGTCCTTCTCACCCTGGGCCTCGTGGTGGCGGGGGCCGTCTCCTACGACCTTCTCAACATCGAGGCCTATCCGAACCCCGTCCCTCCGCTGGTGGAGGTCATCGCACAGCCGGAGGGCCGGAGCGGCGAGGAGGTCGAACGCTACACGACCATTCCCGTCGAGGTGAGCCTCTCCGGCATGCCCGGCCTTGACCACATCCGCTCCCAGTCTCTCTTCGGGCTCTCCGACGTGAAGTGCTATTTCCGCTGGGGAGCCCGCTATGAGGACTCCCGGCAGGAGGTCATCAACCGGCTGTCCTTCCTCCAGCTGCCGGGTAACGTCCAGGCCCAGATCTCCCCTTCCAACGCGGTGGGAGAGGTCTTCCGCTACTTCCTGAAGGGGAAGGGCTACTCCTTGATGGACCTGAAGACGGCCGAGGACTGGATCCTAGAGCGCGAGTTCAAGCGCGTCCCGGGGGTCATCGACGTGGTGAGCTTTGGAGGCCTCACCAAGCAATATCAGGTGGCGGTGGATCCTCATCGGCTGCGGGCCTACGGGGTCACCCTGGCCCAGCTCCAGGCCGCCATCAGCAACGCCAATCAGAACGTGGGGGGGCAGCGCCTGACCATCGGGGAGCAGTCGTACGACGTGCGCGGGGTGGGCCTCATCGGTTCCTTGAACGACGTGGGCAACATCGTGGTGGCCGTCCAGAGGGGCGTCCCCATCCGGGTGCGGGATGTGGCCGAGGTCGCGATCGGGAGCAAACCGCGCCTGGGCATCGTCGGCCACGACGACGAGCCCGACGCCGTGGAAGGTATCGTCCTCATGCGCTACGGGGGTGAGACCTCTCCCACGCTGAAGGGCATCAAGGAGCGCGTGGAGCACATCCGTCGGCTTCGCCTCCTCCCCCCGGGCATGACCCTCGAGCCCTACTACGATCGCGGGGACCTTGTGGATGCCACTACCCACACGGTCCTGGAGAACCTGCTCCTCGGCATGGTGCTGGTCATCATCGTACTCCTCGGTTTCCTCGGCCACCTACGGGCGGGGTTGATCGCGGCCGTAAACATTCCCCTCGCCCTCCTGGCCGCGTTCTGCGGGGCGGTGGCCACGCACACCTCGGCGAACCTGATCTCGCTGGGAGCGGTGGATTTCGGCATCATCATCGACTCCACCGTAATCATGATCGAGAACATAGTCCGTCACCTCGGGAAGCACTCAGTGGGAACCCTGCGCGTCCGCATATCCACTGCCGCCGCTGAGGTGGGCACGCCCATGGCCTTCTCCACCCTCATCATGGGCGTGGCCTTCCTCCCCCTATTCACCATGACCGGCGTCTCGGGCGTGATCTTCTCCCCCCTCGCCCACACGTACGCCTTCGCCATCGGGGGAGCCATCTTCATGGCGCTCACCCTGACCCCCGTGCTGGCCCGGCGTTTCCTGCGCGTTCACGATGAGGAGACGGAGAGCCGCTTCATGCGATCCTTGCAGGGGCTCTACACTCCCCTCTTCCGTTTCGGCATCAAGACCTCGCGGCTCGCCCTCCTCTACCTGATCGGCCCCGTCGCCCTCTGCGCTCTGCTCCTCCACTTCATCGGGCGCGAGTTCATGCCCAAGCTGGAGGAGGGCAATCTCTGGATCCGGGCCACCCTGCCCAACTCGGTCGCCCTCGAGGTGTCCTCGCGCTCAGTGGGGACCATGCGCAACATCGTCCGGAAGTATCCCGAAGTGACCACGGTCGTTTCCCAGCTGGGGCGGCCGGACGACGGCACCGACGTCTCTGGGTTCTTCAACATCGAGCTCTTCGCCCCCTTGAAGCCATCCAGCGAGTGGCCCGCGGGCTGGACGAAGGAGAAGATCATCGAGAACATGTCCCGAGACCTCCAAGAGGCATTCCCGGGGATCGTCTTCGGATTCTCGCAGATGATCTCCGACAACGTGGAGGAAGCCTTGTCCGGGGTCAAGGGTGAGAACAGCGTGAAGATCGTGGGTCCGGATCTCAAGGTCAACCAGCAGCTGGCGGAGAAAGTCGTGGAGGTCATGGCCGGGGTTCCGGGGGTCAAGGATCTGGGACTCTTCAGCTCACTAGGCCAGCCCAGCGTCAAGATCATCCCCGATCGGGAGATGTGCTCCCGCTATGGCCTCAATACCGGCGACGTAGAAGCGGTCGTGCAGGCGGCCATCGGAGGACAGACCGCGACCCAGGTCTTCGAAGGGGAGCGGCAATTCGACCTCGTGGTCCGTTGGAAAGAGCCCTTCCGTCGCGATCTGGAGGCCATCCGGCGCATCACGGTGTCCGTACCCGATGGAACGCAGATTCCCCTCGCCCAGATCGCGAGGATAAGCGAGGAGGACGGTCCCTCCGTCATCTACCGGGAGGACGGCCGCCGGAACACGCCCGTGAAGTTCTCGGTGCGCGGGCGCGATCTGGGCGGCGTCATCAGCGAGGCTCAGGAGAGAATCTCCCAGCGGGTGGCGATACCCCCGGACACCCACCTGGAATGGGCGGGGGAGATCAATGAGCTGGAGGAGGCCCGCGGGCGCCTCATCGTCGTCATTCCCATCACCCTGGCCCTCATTACTTTCCTGGCCTACAGCTCTGTGCGGAGCGCCGCCTTGACCGTGGTCGTGCTCGCCAACATCCCCATCGCCTGCACGGGTGGGCTCATCGCCCTCCTCCTTACCGGCATCAACAACTCCGTGTCCGCGGCGATGGGCTTCGTGTCGGTCTTTGGCATCGCCATCCAGGATGCGATCCTGGTCGTCACCTACGCGCAGCGAGAATGGGATGCGGGGAGATTAGCCGAGGAGGGGGTCCTGAACGCGGCCCAGCACCGCCTGCGGGCCGTGCTCATGACCACCTTGGTCGCTATGTTCGGCCTGCTCCCGGCCGCGCTTTCCAACCGCCTCGGGGCCCAGACCCAGAAGCCCTTGGCGGTGGTGGTGATCGGGGGCGCTCTGGCCCTGGCCCTCTTGAGCCGGGCCCTTCAGCCCGCCCTCCTCCTGGCCGCCCACCGCTTCCTGCCCAAGCCGGGCACCGACGAGTTCCTAGCTTCCCCTCAGCGGCGCGCAAACGACTACCACCACGAGATGCATCCCGAGCACGACCACCGGCCGGGACCGGGCGGCGGCCCCGGAGAAGGGGGCAAATCGTGA
- a CDS encoding efflux RND transporter periplasmic adaptor subunit codes for MTRPSTLLIITLSLASAAACGRAQDPTAGNQPPPGEAWLSPERLAKAGIVVSPVGEQPVGNAVVTSGRVTFDDARVTHVFAPVNGRVVRVLAQPGQWVERGSALLAMASPDIGQAFSDFVKAKADLTAAQSEFQRQKELVDAHAGARRDLEAAEDNFRKAQAELDRAQQKVSLLAPGSDAQVTQDYLLRAPIAGEIIARNVNPGTEVQGQYSGGTAVELFTIGELDRVWILADIYEVDLPKIKKGATVTVKVIAYPDKGFQGTVDWISGALDPVSRTARVRCSILNPGRELRPEMYATVSILLGESRALGVPRSAVLRLGDRTVVFVEKGPAPGGLLRFEPRNVRIGDGGGDPVAVLEGLAAGDRVVTGGAIFLAGMI; via the coding sequence ATGACTCGGCCATCGACTCTCCTGATCATCACCCTCTCCCTGGCCAGCGCGGCCGCCTGCGGCCGGGCCCAAGACCCCACCGCCGGGAATCAGCCGCCCCCGGGCGAAGCCTGGCTCTCCCCGGAGCGGCTGGCCAAGGCCGGGATTGTGGTGAGTCCGGTCGGGGAGCAGCCGGTGGGCAACGCGGTGGTGACCAGCGGCCGCGTCACCTTCGACGATGCTCGCGTGACCCACGTCTTCGCCCCCGTGAACGGGCGGGTGGTGCGGGTTCTGGCCCAGCCGGGCCAGTGGGTGGAGCGCGGGAGCGCCCTCCTGGCCATGGCGTCACCCGACATCGGCCAGGCTTTCTCCGACTTCGTCAAGGCCAAAGCCGACTTGACCGCGGCCCAGAGCGAGTTCCAGCGGCAGAAGGAGCTGGTCGACGCCCATGCCGGCGCCCGTCGGGACTTGGAGGCGGCGGAGGACAACTTTCGCAAGGCCCAGGCCGAGCTGGATCGTGCCCAGCAGAAGGTCTCCCTTCTCGCCCCGGGCTCGGACGCGCAGGTCACCCAGGACTACCTCCTACGCGCGCCCATTGCCGGGGAGATCATCGCCCGGAATGTCAACCCCGGAACCGAGGTTCAGGGGCAGTACTCAGGTGGGACCGCGGTCGAGCTGTTCACCATCGGAGAGCTGGACCGGGTCTGGATCCTGGCTGATATCTATGAGGTGGACCTGCCAAAGATCAAGAAGGGCGCAACCGTGACGGTGAAGGTCATCGCCTACCCTGACAAGGGATTCCAGGGGACGGTGGACTGGATCTCAGGCGCCCTCGACCCCGTCTCCCGCACCGCCCGGGTGCGTTGCTCCATCCTCAACCCCGGCCGGGAGCTTCGCCCCGAAATGTACGCCACGGTCTCGATACTGCTGGGGGAATCGCGAGCCCTGGGGGTGCCGCGCTCCGCCGTTTTGCGCCTTGGCGACCGCACGGTGGTCTTCGTGGAGAAGGGCCCGGCGCCCGGTGGTCTCCTCCGGTTCGAGCCCCGAAACGTCAGGATCGGGGACGGAGGGGGGGACCCCGTGGCCGTGCTCGAGGGACTGGCGGCCGGAGACAGGGTTGTGACGGGGGGGGCAATCTTCCTCGCGGGAATGATTTGA
- a CDS encoding sulfatase, with product MGPALKSISRRPAGVSLLVCTSLFMASCGGSSSPAPPAPTPTPLPPPNIVFILTDDQDTQSMPFMPKVKSLLADQGVTFTRNFVATSLCCPSRASILTGQYAHNHHALANSAPAGGYDILLTQVSEASMLAPWLKAAGYRTIFVGKYINGYGIGDPAHVPPGWDDWHGDFAPGGEPDSGDYYDFIINDNGVVTRDKQDYLTDVLTQKAVAGIQAAAAKGPEPFFLYLAPPAPHTPAIPADRHKGLLADQNAPRVPSFNEGDVSNKPNWLQDLPLFTDKVEVQIDTLYQNRLMTMLAADDMVEKIVQELQADGRLANTFILFTSDNGFILGPHRFPHGKEAAYEESVRVPLIVRGPGVPAGQTRDQIVANIDFAPSFAEWAHATPPDTVDGRSFAPLLTASPPTDWRRDLLLEHWQNLSDPDNPKQVRGGIPTFYGLRTADQKTYVEYVTGEIELYDMTTDPYQLNNLGNQAPSTTLGPLSSRVAILKTCRGAACRN from the coding sequence ATGGGCCCTGCCCTCAAATCAATCAGCCGGCGTCCAGCGGGAGTGAGCCTGCTGGTTTGCACGAGTCTTTTCATGGCCTCCTGCGGGGGCTCGTCCTCGCCCGCCCCACCCGCCCCCACGCCGACTCCGCTCCCACCGCCCAACATCGTCTTCATCCTCACGGACGATCAGGACACGCAATCGATGCCCTTCATGCCCAAGGTCAAGTCGCTTCTTGCCGACCAGGGAGTCACCTTTACGCGGAACTTCGTCGCGACCTCTCTCTGCTGCCCCTCGCGGGCCTCGATCCTGACCGGCCAATATGCCCACAACCACCACGCCCTCGCCAACTCGGCGCCCGCCGGGGGCTACGACATCCTGCTCACGCAAGTCTCGGAGGCGTCCATGCTGGCCCCCTGGCTCAAGGCGGCTGGGTATCGCACGATCTTCGTCGGCAAGTACATCAACGGCTATGGGATAGGTGACCCCGCCCACGTGCCCCCGGGCTGGGACGACTGGCATGGGGATTTTGCTCCGGGGGGCGAACCCGACTCCGGCGACTACTACGATTTCATCATCAACGACAACGGTGTTGTCACACGCGACAAGCAGGATTACCTCACCGACGTGCTGACCCAGAAGGCGGTGGCGGGCATCCAGGCCGCGGCGGCAAAGGGCCCGGAGCCATTCTTCCTCTACTTGGCTCCACCCGCGCCCCACACCCCGGCGATCCCCGCCGACCGACACAAGGGCCTTCTCGCCGATCAAAACGCTCCCCGCGTCCCTTCCTTCAACGAGGGGGACGTGAGCAACAAGCCGAACTGGCTCCAGGACTTGCCCCTCTTTACCGACAAGGTGGAGGTGCAGATCGATACCCTGTACCAGAATCGGCTGATGACTATGCTGGCCGCGGACGACATGGTCGAGAAGATCGTGCAGGAGCTCCAGGCGGACGGCCGGCTCGCGAATACCTTCATCCTCTTCACTTCCGACAACGGCTTCATCCTGGGACCTCACCGGTTTCCCCACGGGAAGGAAGCGGCGTACGAGGAGTCCGTACGGGTCCCCCTGATAGTGCGGGGCCCGGGCGTGCCGGCCGGCCAGACCCGCGACCAGATCGTAGCCAACATCGACTTTGCCCCCTCCTTCGCGGAGTGGGCCCACGCCACCCCCCCCGACACCGTCGACGGGCGCTCCTTCGCTCCCCTTCTAACCGCCTCGCCACCGACGGATTGGCGGCGGGACCTCCTCCTCGAGCACTGGCAGAACCTATCCGACCCCGACAATCCCAAGCAGGTCCGGGGGGGCATTCCGACCTTCTATGGCCTACGCACCGCCGACCAGAAGACCTACGTGGAGTACGTCACGGGCGAGATCGAGCTCTACGACATGACGACCGATCCTTACCAGCTGAACAACCTGGGCAACCAGGCCCCCTCCACAACCCTCGGGCCCCTCAGCAGCCGGGTCGCCATTCTCAAAACCTGCCGAGGGGCCGCGTGCCGAAACTAG